In the genome of Nocardioides marmoribigeumensis, one region contains:
- the ftsE gene encoding cell division ATP-binding protein FtsE: protein MITFDSVTKTYPGQRRAALDNVSVHVDKDEFVFLVGASGSGKSTFLRLVLRETRPTSGHVLIDGREINKLPGFRVPALRRQIGTVFQDFRLLSNKTVYDNVAFALQVIGKPRSHVRQTVPEVLEMVGLEGKGDRLPDELSGGEQQRVAIARAFVNKPMILIADEPTGNLDPTTSVGIMKLLDRINRTGTTVVMATHDVGIVDQMRKRVIELSGGRVVRDEARGVYGYQH from the coding sequence GTGATCACGTTCGACAGCGTCACCAAGACCTACCCCGGCCAGCGCCGTGCCGCGCTGGACAACGTCTCCGTCCACGTCGACAAGGACGAGTTCGTGTTCCTCGTCGGGGCGTCGGGGTCGGGCAAGTCGACGTTCCTGCGCCTGGTGCTGCGCGAGACCCGTCCGACCAGCGGGCACGTCCTGATCGACGGCCGAGAGATCAACAAGCTGCCGGGCTTCCGGGTGCCGGCCCTGCGCCGCCAGATCGGCACGGTGTTCCAGGACTTCCGGCTGCTGTCCAACAAGACCGTCTACGACAACGTCGCGTTCGCGCTGCAGGTGATCGGCAAGCCGCGCTCGCACGTGCGGCAGACGGTGCCCGAGGTGCTCGAGATGGTGGGGCTGGAGGGCAAGGGCGACCGGCTGCCCGACGAGCTGTCGGGTGGTGAGCAGCAGCGCGTGGCCATCGCCCGCGCCTTCGTCAACAAGCCGATGATCCTCATCGCCGACGAGCCGACGGGCAACCTCGACCCGACCACGTCGGTGGGCATCATGAAGCTGCTCGACCGGATCAACCGCACCGGCACGACGGTCGTGATGGCCACCCACGACGTCGGCATCGTCGACCAGATGCGCAAGCGGGTGATCGAGCTGTCGGGCGGCCGCGTCGTCCGCGACGAGGCGCGCGGCGTCTACGGCTACCAGCACTGA
- the ftsX gene encoding permease-like cell division protein FtsX, producing MQLTYVFSELGNGLRRNVSMTVAVVVTLFVSLTLVGLGLLLNAQADKAEKFWGDRLQITVFLCTDNSPRAACIDGKTTRAQKAAVVKVLRASDEVKSFRFENSRTAYAKWRELQTGNDDSQQQVLDSIRPKDLPESYWVTLKDPRKFRELRAQVGSMDGVGTVRDLREILQPIYFWITAFKWGAIGIAAVLLFAAILQVGNTIRLAAYARRKEIGIMRLVGASSLYIQLPFLLESLVAAVLGVALAGGAVFGFLYLVVYRVLRPNSSIVAWVDYSDGVVALVAMTLVGLLLTLVPTLLLTRRYLRV from the coding sequence ATGCAGCTGACCTACGTCTTCTCCGAGCTCGGCAACGGGCTGCGGCGCAACGTCTCCATGACGGTGGCGGTGGTCGTGACGCTCTTCGTCTCGCTCACCCTCGTCGGCCTCGGCCTGCTGCTCAACGCGCAGGCCGACAAGGCGGAGAAGTTCTGGGGCGACCGGCTCCAGATCACGGTGTTCCTGTGCACCGACAACTCGCCCCGCGCGGCGTGCATCGACGGCAAGACCACCAGGGCCCAGAAGGCCGCGGTGGTCAAGGTGCTGCGCGCCTCCGACGAGGTGAAGTCGTTCCGCTTCGAGAACAGCCGCACGGCCTACGCCAAGTGGCGCGAGCTGCAGACGGGCAACGACGACAGCCAGCAGCAGGTCCTGGACTCCATCCGGCCCAAGGACCTTCCGGAGTCCTACTGGGTCACCCTCAAGGACCCCCGCAAGTTCCGTGAGCTGCGCGCGCAGGTGGGGTCGATGGACGGCGTGGGCACCGTGCGCGACCTGCGCGAGATCCTCCAACCGATCTACTTCTGGATCACCGCGTTCAAGTGGGGCGCGATCGGCATCGCGGCGGTGCTGCTCTTCGCCGCCATCCTGCAGGTCGGCAACACGATCCGGCTCGCGGCGTACGCCCGCCGCAAGGAGATCGGGATCATGCGCCTGGTGGGCGCCTCCAGCCTCTACATCCAGCTGCCGTTCCTGCTGGAGTCGCTGGTCGCGGCCGTCCTCGGGGTGGCGCTCGCCGGCGGCGCGGTCTTCGGCTTCCTCTATCTGGTCGTCTACCGCGTGCTGCGACCCAACTCCTCCATCGTGGCCTGGGTGGACTACTCCGACGGCGTGGTGGCCCTGGTCGCCATGACCCTGGTCGGGCTGCTGCTGACCTTGGTCCCCACTTTGCTGCTGACGCGCCGCTACCTGAGGGTTTGA
- a CDS encoding M23 family metallopeptidase codes for MLHHFPVRPSASLRALAALAAGAVVVAVPAHAAERGDKLKDKKHKVEKKIDKADHEAEESSAALKAATAALASAQSDLVDARAHLSQTRGELAAAEALDRLMQQRLDAAEARLAKAQQDLAAGEAEMATQEDDLRAMVASSYEQGDPGLMGLSMVFTSGDPADIAGSMSASSSVVNKESAILDSLEATKVLLDVHRQEMAAAKEEVAQRRQEAAANLATKQSLELQAEAAESQVSQMVDLRAQARNAALEAKKADLVVLKHLIVERDRIADLIAAQASKGAGYTGPVTGNGFLDRPVDGPVTSPFGWRIHPIYGYRSLHDGTDFGVSCGTPIRAAARGKVLTEYYQTAYGNRIVIDHGVHFGVGVATISNHLSGYAVATGERVKRGQVIGYVGNTGWSTGCHLHFTVLENGKAVDPMKWF; via the coding sequence GTGCTCCACCACTTCCCCGTCAGGCCCAGCGCGTCCCTGCGCGCCCTCGCGGCGCTGGCTGCGGGCGCCGTGGTGGTCGCCGTCCCGGCGCACGCCGCCGAGCGGGGCGACAAGCTGAAGGACAAGAAGCACAAGGTCGAGAAGAAGATCGACAAGGCCGACCACGAGGCCGAGGAGTCCAGCGCCGCGCTCAAGGCGGCCACGGCCGCCCTCGCCAGCGCCCAGAGCGACCTGGTCGACGCCCGCGCCCACCTCAGCCAGACGCGGGGGGAGCTCGCCGCGGCCGAGGCGCTCGACCGGCTCATGCAGCAGCGACTGGACGCCGCCGAGGCGCGCCTGGCCAAGGCCCAGCAGGACCTCGCCGCCGGCGAGGCCGAGATGGCCACGCAGGAGGACGACCTGCGGGCGATGGTGGCCTCCTCCTACGAGCAGGGCGACCCCGGACTGATGGGCCTGTCGATGGTCTTCACCAGTGGCGACCCCGCCGACATCGCCGGCTCGATGAGCGCCTCGAGCAGCGTGGTCAACAAGGAGTCGGCGATCCTCGACAGCCTCGAGGCGACCAAGGTGCTGCTCGACGTCCACCGCCAGGAGATGGCGGCCGCCAAGGAGGAGGTCGCCCAGCGTCGCCAGGAGGCCGCGGCCAACCTCGCCACCAAGCAGTCGCTGGAGCTCCAGGCCGAGGCCGCGGAGTCCCAGGTCTCACAGATGGTCGACCTGCGCGCCCAGGCCCGCAACGCCGCGCTCGAGGCCAAGAAGGCCGACCTGGTGGTCCTCAAGCACCTCATCGTCGAGCGCGACCGGATCGCCGACCTGATCGCGGCGCAGGCCTCCAAGGGCGCCGGTTACACCGGCCCGGTCACCGGCAACGGCTTCCTCGACCGTCCGGTGGACGGCCCGGTCACCTCGCCGTTCGGCTGGCGGATCCACCCGATCTACGGCTACCGCTCCCTGCACGACGGCACCGACTTCGGTGTGTCCTGCGGGACGCCGATCCGCGCCGCAGCCCGAGGCAAGGTGCTCACGGAGTACTACCAGACGGCCTACGGCAACCGGATCGTCATCGACCACGGCGTCCACTTCGGGGTCGGGGTCGCGACGATCTCCAACCACCTCTCGGGCTACGCCGTCGCCACCGGTGAGCGGGTCAAGCGCGGTCAGGTGATCGGCTACGTCGGCAACACCGGCTGGTCGACCGGCTGCCACCTGCATTTCACGGTGCTGGAGAACGGCAAGGCCGTCGACCCGATGAAGTGGTTCTGA
- the smpB gene encoding SsrA-binding protein SmpB has translation MAKETGRKLIASNKKARHDYHIEDTYEAGIVLQGTEVKSLRAGRASLVDGFADIENGEIYLHAVHIPTYAEGTWTNHPPRRRRKLLLHREEIDKIEGKVREKGYTLVPLQLYFVDGRAKVELGLAKGKKTWDKRHAIAERTAKRETEIAIGRRAKGMG, from the coding sequence ATGGCCAAGGAGACCGGACGCAAACTCATCGCGTCCAACAAGAAGGCCCGCCACGACTACCACATCGAGGACACCTACGAGGCCGGCATCGTCCTCCAGGGCACCGAGGTGAAGTCGCTGCGGGCCGGCCGCGCGTCCCTGGTCGACGGCTTCGCCGACATCGAGAACGGCGAGATCTACCTGCACGCGGTGCACATCCCGACGTACGCCGAGGGCACCTGGACCAACCACCCGCCGCGGCGGCGGCGCAAGCTGCTGCTGCACCGCGAGGAGATCGACAAGATCGAGGGCAAGGTGCGCGAGAAGGGCTACACGCTCGTCCCGCTCCAGCTCTACTTCGTCGACGGCCGCGCCAAGGTCGAGCTCGGTCTCGCCAAGGGCAAGAAGACCTGGGACAAGCGGCACGCGATCGCCGAGCGCACCGCCAAGCGGGAGACCGAGATCGCGATCGGACGCCGCGCCAAGGGCATGGGCTGA
- a CDS encoding carboxylate-amine ligase, with product MTTLRRLGVEEELLLGDVATGEVLPVAREVLAECGRLGAGEGAGEGAALKHEFFLAQVEVATAPQVEVAAVRRELADGRARVAGAGATMGVAPLAVPGPVLATAASGREVSPGDRYAAVEDHYGETARASLMCAMHVHVEVAGPEEGVAVIDRVRPWVPVLLALSTNSPFWHGSDTGHASWRSRVWNTWPTGGPAELFGDAAGYRARVDSMVAGGAALDEGLVNLDVRLSHRYPTVELRVADVCTDLDDAMVVAALTRALVGHFAARADEPPAAWRVDELRGAAWRAARFGLDDRLVSPVSHELVAAAEAVHQLTDLVAASLEAAGDADLVRRGLEALLTRGTGAARQREVVAAGGSLTDVVADVRRRTVRS from the coding sequence GTGACCACACTCCGCCGTCTCGGGGTCGAGGAGGAGCTCCTCCTGGGCGACGTGGCGACCGGCGAGGTGCTCCCGGTGGCGCGGGAGGTGCTCGCGGAGTGCGGCCGGCTCGGCGCCGGTGAGGGCGCCGGTGAGGGGGCTGCCCTCAAGCACGAGTTCTTCCTCGCCCAGGTGGAGGTGGCAACGGCGCCGCAGGTCGAGGTCGCGGCGGTCCGACGCGAGCTGGCCGACGGCCGGGCGCGCGTCGCCGGGGCCGGAGCGACGATGGGGGTGGCGCCCCTGGCCGTCCCAGGTCCTGTGCTCGCCACGGCTGCGAGCGGCCGGGAGGTCTCGCCGGGCGACCGCTACGCAGCCGTCGAGGATCACTACGGGGAGACGGCGCGCGCGTCCTTGATGTGTGCGATGCACGTGCACGTCGAGGTGGCCGGCCCGGAGGAGGGCGTGGCGGTGATCGACCGGGTGCGTCCGTGGGTTCCCGTCCTGCTCGCGCTGAGCACCAACTCGCCCTTCTGGCACGGGTCCGACACGGGACATGCCAGCTGGCGGTCGAGGGTGTGGAACACGTGGCCGACGGGCGGACCCGCTGAGCTCTTCGGCGACGCGGCCGGCTACCGCGCCCGCGTCGACTCCATGGTCGCCGGCGGCGCCGCGCTCGACGAGGGGCTGGTCAACCTCGACGTACGACTCTCGCACCGCTACCCGACGGTCGAGCTCCGCGTCGCGGACGTGTGCACCGACCTCGACGACGCGATGGTCGTCGCGGCACTGACGCGCGCCCTGGTGGGCCACTTCGCCGCACGGGCGGACGAGCCCCCCGCCGCCTGGCGGGTGGACGAGCTGCGGGGTGCGGCGTGGCGAGCGGCCCGGTTCGGGCTGGACGACCGGCTGGTCTCACCGGTGTCGCACGAGCTCGTCGCGGCTGCGGAGGCCGTGCACCAGCTCACGGACCTCGTCGCGGCGTCCCTCGAGGCGGCCGGCGACGCCGACCTGGTACGGCGTGGTCTGGAGGCCCTCCTGACCCGGGGCACGGGCGCCGCCCGCCAGCGGGAGGTGGTTGCCGCCGGAGGCTCGCTGACCGACGTCGTCGCCGACGTACGCCGCCGGACCGTGCGGTCCTGA
- a CDS encoding alpha/beta fold hydrolase, with translation MLFAHGFGCDQSMWRHVAPAFADGHRVITFDHAGAGGADPSLWDPQRYAALDGYADDVVRIVTELDLHDVVYVGHSVSAMIGALAQVRAPERFSRLVMVGPSPRYLDDDGYHGGFSQADIDELLESLAGNYLGWSSAMAPVIVGNADRPQLGQELTEAFCRMDPSVAAVFARTTFLSDTRDVLPQVSAPTLVLQCSEDVIAPSEVGQYVAQHLPHAELVTLRATGHCPNLSDPEETVEAIRSYLGREVA, from the coding sequence ATGCTGTTCGCCCACGGGTTCGGCTGCGACCAGAGCATGTGGCGGCACGTCGCCCCCGCCTTCGCGGACGGCCACCGGGTGATCACCTTCGACCACGCCGGCGCCGGCGGCGCCGACCCGTCCCTCTGGGACCCGCAGCGCTACGCCGCGCTCGACGGCTACGCCGACGACGTGGTGCGGATCGTCACCGAGCTGGACCTGCACGACGTGGTCTACGTCGGCCACTCCGTCTCCGCCATGATCGGCGCCCTGGCCCAGGTGCGCGCGCCCGAGAGGTTCTCCCGGCTGGTGATGGTCGGGCCGTCGCCGCGCTACCTCGACGACGACGGCTACCACGGGGGCTTCAGCCAGGCCGACATCGACGAGCTGCTGGAGTCGCTGGCCGGCAACTACCTGGGCTGGTCGTCCGCGATGGCGCCGGTGATCGTCGGCAACGCCGACCGCCCGCAGCTCGGCCAGGAGCTCACCGAGGCGTTCTGCCGGATGGATCCCTCCGTCGCCGCGGTCTTCGCGCGCACCACGTTCCTCTCCGACACGCGTGACGTGCTGCCGCAGGTCAGCGCCCCCACGCTGGTCCTGCAGTGCTCCGAGGACGTCATCGCGCCCAGTGAGGTCGGCCAGTACGTCGCGCAGCACCTCCCGCACGCGGAGCTGGTCACCCTGCGGGCCACGGGCCACTGCCCCAACCTCAGTGACCCGGAGGAGACGGTGGAGGCGATCCGGTCCTACCTCGGGCGTGAGGTGGCGTGA
- a CDS encoding PP2C family protein-serine/threonine phosphatase: MPLTRADEAFARALLEDDPVALYERAPCGYLSTTADGVLTKANATFLAWTGYEVDDVVGQPFTALLTKGGKIFHETHYAPMLRLQGFVRELAVDLVRKDGSRLPVLLNASLDRGDDGEPRVVRLAVFDATERRRYERELLRATQEAEAARARAEAAERRSRVLVDTLQQTLVPGTLPVVEGLELHGGYRPAGDGAEVGGDFYDVFPTSPDECWLILGDVSGKGVEAAVVTSLVRHATRVLVATLSDPVEVLAQLDVQLQRHDTDRYCTAVLVRMRRLEGTWEVLCASGGHPPALLRSGAQEASAVHPGGQVLGLVPHAEFASTRLTLGAGETLLLYTDGITEGRNPGGFFGERRLLETVSRAPSGARPLVETVLAAALEFQGDHTSDDIACLAVTVTAGEPTAQVLDEERSASRA, encoded by the coding sequence GTGCCGCTGACCCGCGCCGACGAGGCCTTCGCCAGGGCGCTGCTCGAGGACGATCCGGTCGCCCTCTACGAGCGGGCGCCCTGCGGCTATCTCTCGACCACCGCCGACGGGGTGCTGACCAAGGCCAACGCCACCTTCCTGGCGTGGACTGGCTACGAGGTGGACGACGTCGTCGGGCAGCCCTTCACGGCGCTGCTCACCAAGGGCGGCAAGATCTTCCACGAGACCCACTACGCGCCGATGCTGCGACTCCAGGGCTTCGTCCGGGAGCTCGCCGTGGACCTGGTGCGCAAGGACGGCAGCCGACTCCCGGTGCTGCTCAACGCGAGCCTGGACAGGGGCGACGACGGTGAACCGCGGGTGGTGCGCCTGGCCGTCTTCGACGCGACCGAGCGCAGGCGCTACGAGCGGGAGCTGCTGCGGGCTACGCAGGAGGCCGAGGCGGCGCGGGCCCGGGCCGAGGCGGCCGAGCGGCGCAGCCGGGTGCTGGTCGACACGCTCCAGCAGACGCTGGTGCCCGGCACCCTGCCCGTCGTCGAGGGCCTGGAGCTGCACGGTGGCTACCGGCCGGCAGGCGACGGCGCCGAGGTCGGCGGGGACTTCTACGACGTGTTCCCGACCTCGCCCGACGAGTGCTGGCTGATCCTCGGCGACGTGTCGGGCAAGGGCGTGGAGGCCGCGGTGGTGACCAGCCTGGTGCGTCACGCCACCCGCGTGCTGGTCGCCACGCTGTCGGACCCGGTCGAGGTGCTCGCCCAGCTCGACGTCCAGCTCCAGCGCCACGACACCGACCGCTACTGCACCGCGGTGCTGGTCCGGATGCGTCGGCTCGAGGGCACGTGGGAGGTGCTGTGCGCCTCCGGCGGGCACCCGCCGGCCCTGCTCCGGTCAGGTGCGCAGGAGGCCTCGGCCGTCCATCCCGGCGGGCAGGTCCTCGGTCTGGTGCCTCACGCGGAGTTCGCCTCGACGCGCCTCACCCTGGGAGCGGGCGAGACCCTGCTGCTCTACACCGACGGCATCACCGAGGGCCGCAACCCGGGCGGGTTCTTCGGCGAGCGGCGCCTCCTCGAGACCGTCAGCCGGGCACCTTCCGGGGCCCGGCCCCTGGTCGAGACGGTGCTCGCCGCGGCGCTGGAGTTCCAGGGCGACCACACCAGCGACGACATCGCGTGCCTCGCCGTGACGGTCACCGCCGGAGAACCGACGGCTCAGGTGCTCGACGAGGAGCGTTCGGCCTCCCGCGCGTAG
- a CDS encoding amino acid permease, producing the protein MNLTRTKSIEQSIADTEESEHQLRKELGPLQLTVFGVGVVIGTGIFVLTGEAAGEKAGPAIAISFVFSGLACALAALCYAEFASTVPVAGSAYTFSYASLGELVAWIIGWDLILELALGASTVAVGWSTYFADVMKQAGITIPEFAYGEGHNLVAAAIVLILTAVICFGIKVSSQVNFVFVAIKVAIVLLVIIAGLFFVNTQNWSPFIPPAGSKGASGGTAVPSLLQDLGFSPGAFGISGIFTGAALVFFAYIGFDIVATAAEETKKPQRDMPIGIFSSLAICTTLYIAVSLVVTGMVKYDQIKVDAPLAEAFRSVGHPGFATVISVGALLGLTTVMMILLLGQSRVFFAMSRDRLLPPVFARVSPRFGTPVRTSMFTGAAVALIATFVPLTELAELVNIGTLFAFVLVAIGVIVLRRTRPDLERAFRCPGVPVMPVLAALASLYLMLNLPTATWIRFLVWMAVGFAVYFLYSAKHSRLATDPNYAREAERSSSST; encoded by the coding sequence ATGAACCTGACCAGGACCAAGTCGATCGAGCAGTCGATCGCCGACACCGAGGAGTCGGAGCACCAGCTCCGCAAGGAGCTCGGCCCCCTCCAGCTGACCGTGTTCGGTGTCGGTGTCGTCATCGGCACCGGCATCTTCGTGCTCACCGGTGAGGCCGCCGGCGAGAAGGCCGGCCCCGCGATCGCGATCTCGTTCGTGTTCTCCGGGCTCGCCTGCGCCCTGGCGGCGCTCTGCTACGCCGAGTTCGCCAGCACCGTCCCGGTCGCCGGGTCGGCCTACACCTTCTCCTACGCCAGCCTCGGCGAGCTCGTCGCCTGGATCATCGGCTGGGACCTCATCCTCGAGCTCGCGCTCGGCGCGAGCACCGTCGCGGTCGGCTGGTCGACGTACTTCGCCGACGTGATGAAGCAAGCCGGGATCACCATCCCCGAGTTCGCCTACGGCGAGGGGCACAACCTCGTGGCCGCGGCGATCGTCCTGATCCTGACCGCGGTGATCTGCTTCGGCATCAAGGTCTCCTCGCAGGTGAACTTCGTCTTCGTCGCGATCAAGGTCGCGATCGTCCTGCTGGTGATCATCGCCGGCCTCTTCTTCGTCAACACCCAGAACTGGTCGCCCTTCATCCCGCCCGCCGGCTCCAAGGGCGCCAGCGGCGGGACGGCGGTCCCCTCGCTCCTGCAGGACCTCGGGTTCTCCCCCGGCGCCTTCGGCATCAGCGGCATCTTCACCGGCGCGGCGCTGGTCTTCTTCGCCTACATCGGCTTCGACATCGTCGCCACGGCCGCCGAGGAGACCAAGAAGCCGCAGCGCGACATGCCGATCGGCATCTTCTCCTCCCTCGCGATCTGCACGACGCTCTACATCGCGGTCTCGCTGGTCGTGACCGGCATGGTGAAGTACGACCAGATCAAGGTCGACGCGCCCCTGGCCGAGGCGTTCAGGTCCGTCGGGCACCCGGGCTTCGCGACGGTGATCTCGGTGGGAGCGCTGCTCGGCCTCACCACGGTCATGATGATCCTGCTGCTCGGGCAGAGCCGGGTGTTCTTCGCGATGAGCCGCGACCGCCTGCTCCCCCCGGTCTTCGCACGGGTCAGCCCGCGGTTCGGCACCCCGGTCCGCACGAGCATGTTCACCGGCGCCGCGGTCGCGCTCATCGCGACCTTCGTGCCGCTGACCGAGCTCGCCGAGCTGGTCAACATCGGCACGCTGTTCGCCTTCGTGCTGGTAGCGATCGGGGTGATCGTCCTGCGACGCACGCGGCCCGACCTCGAGCGCGCATTCCGCTGCCCCGGTGTGCCGGTGATGCCGGTCCTGGCCGCGCTGGCCTCGCTCTACCTGATGCTCAACCTGCCCACGGCCACGTGGATCCGCTTCCTGGTCTGGATGGCGGTTGGCTTCGCGGTCTACTTCCTCTACAGCGCCAAGCACAGCCGCCTGGCCACCGACCCCAACTACGCGCGGGAGGCCGAACGCTCCTCGTCGAGCACCTGA
- a CDS encoding PAS domain-containing sensor histidine kinase has protein sequence MSTPVVRPSTPAWTRALLAVAVLLVAAYVVWTLPGVRPRPGFDSRFDGLLQGSAYSLVAVLAVVGARQRGTTTAAWWCVVASLVLRAVGFDVSLVGLSVGREPNYPDWSDAAWVLSSVLLFAGLALRLRELSPRLSVLVALDGVSAALVALGVALSALSGPLGTLTGPGVPHRAIVMNVVYPVLDIGLLVLAAAAVATARLRMTRSDLVLLGGVLAIVVVDVTYFVLLAEGLWRPGTALSSLSLVATAVIAVAMTTSLRPLEPAPRAPGELPAADLASGVVVPAVLIGSLLVILAFSEVVTTPVVPALLCYVAGGALAVTRGVRTVRSVQEEAGRAVGEAGFDLGLFKALVDASGDFIGMADERGRPIYVNPSGRRMIGVPGDADVTALEIGRLAPGATADEFPRRWRALLSEGSWSGRADLVPVDDGPTVPVEISTFLVGSRDTQGRQVAGTIQRDISERIRAEAALRDLVEQRSRLLQRLVQAQEDERQRIAHDVHDDPVQALAAVDLRLGLLRRRLATEAPDATDDVTALQEIVAGATERLRNLLFDLESLPEGVSLSDALTEAAGFVFHGTDVSFRVAGEDDLPLPEGERVLVNRVVKEALVNARKHASATTVVVDLAVQDHTAVVTVDDDGRGIPPGADRDRPGHVGLAGMRDLAQVAGATLEVGRRPEGGTRVRMTLPVEHRAD, from the coding sequence ATGAGCACACCCGTGGTCCGGCCCTCCACGCCCGCGTGGACCCGCGCCCTGCTGGCGGTCGCCGTGCTGCTCGTCGCGGCGTACGTCGTGTGGACGCTCCCGGGCGTCCGCCCCCGGCCGGGCTTCGACTCGCGCTTCGACGGCCTGCTCCAGGGGTCGGCGTACTCCCTCGTCGCGGTGCTCGCCGTCGTGGGGGCCCGCCAGCGGGGCACGACCACTGCCGCGTGGTGGTGCGTGGTGGCCTCGCTGGTCCTGCGCGCCGTCGGCTTCGACGTGTCCCTGGTCGGGTTGTCCGTCGGTCGCGAGCCGAACTACCCCGACTGGTCCGACGCAGCGTGGGTTCTCTCCAGCGTGCTGCTGTTCGCGGGGCTGGCCCTCCGGCTGCGCGAGCTGTCCCCCCGCCTGTCGGTGCTGGTGGCCCTCGACGGTGTCTCGGCCGCGCTGGTGGCGCTCGGGGTCGCCCTCAGTGCGCTCTCCGGCCCTCTGGGCACGTTGACCGGGCCGGGCGTCCCGCACCGCGCGATCGTGATGAACGTCGTCTACCCCGTTCTCGACATCGGGCTGCTCGTGCTCGCGGCCGCTGCCGTGGCGACGGCGCGGCTGCGCATGACCAGGTCCGACCTCGTGCTGCTCGGCGGTGTGCTCGCGATCGTCGTGGTGGACGTGACCTACTTCGTGCTCCTCGCCGAGGGGCTGTGGAGGCCTGGCACCGCGCTGAGCTCGCTGTCCCTCGTGGCGACCGCCGTCATCGCCGTCGCGATGACGACGTCCCTGCGTCCGCTCGAGCCCGCTCCCCGAGCGCCCGGCGAGCTGCCGGCCGCCGACCTGGCCTCCGGCGTCGTCGTGCCGGCGGTCCTCATCGGCTCCCTGCTCGTGATCCTCGCCTTCTCCGAGGTCGTGACGACCCCGGTCGTCCCGGCGCTGCTGTGCTACGTCGCCGGCGGGGCGCTCGCGGTGACGCGGGGCGTGCGGACCGTGCGCTCGGTCCAGGAGGAGGCCGGTCGCGCGGTGGGCGAGGCCGGCTTCGACCTGGGCCTGTTCAAGGCGCTGGTCGACGCCTCGGGCGACTTCATCGGGATGGCCGACGAGCGCGGCCGCCCGATCTACGTCAACCCCAGCGGACGTCGCATGATCGGGGTCCCCGGCGACGCCGACGTCACCGCTCTCGAGATCGGACGGCTGGCGCCCGGCGCGACCGCCGATGAGTTCCCCCGACGCTGGCGCGCGCTGCTGAGCGAGGGCAGCTGGTCGGGCCGGGCCGACCTCGTCCCGGTGGACGACGGTCCCACCGTCCCCGTCGAGATCTCGACGTTCCTCGTCGGCAGTCGCGACACCCAGGGTCGTCAGGTGGCCGGCACCATCCAGCGCGACATCAGCGAGCGGATCAGGGCCGAGGCCGCGCTGCGCGACCTCGTCGAGCAGCGCAGCCGGCTCCTGCAACGGCTGGTGCAGGCCCAGGAGGACGAGCGCCAGCGGATCGCCCACGACGTCCACGACGACCCGGTCCAGGCGCTCGCCGCCGTCGACCTCCGCCTGGGGCTCCTCCGGCGCCGGCTGGCCACGGAGGCACCCGACGCCACCGACGACGTGACGGCGCTGCAGGAGATCGTCGCCGGGGCGACCGAGCGGCTGCGCAACCTCCTCTTCGACCTGGAGTCCCTGCCCGAGGGGGTCAGCCTGTCGGACGCGCTCACCGAGGCCGCCGGGTTCGTGTTCCACGGCACCGACGTCTCCTTCCGCGTGGCCGGCGAGGACGACCTCCCGCTCCCCGAGGGCGAGCGGGTGCTGGTCAACCGGGTGGTCAAGGAGGCCCTGGTCAACGCCCGCAAGCACGCCTCCGCGACCACCGTCGTGGTCGACCTCGCCGTGCAGGACCACACCGCCGTCGTCACCGTCGACGACGACGGTCGCGGCATCCCCCCGGGCGCCGACCGCGACCGGCCCGGCCACGTGGGCCTGGCCGGCATGCGCGACCTGGCGCAGGTCGCCGGCGCCACGCTGGAGGTCGGACGGAGGCCCGAGGGCGGCACCCGGGTGCGCATGACGCTCCCCGTCGAGCACCGGGCCGACTGA